In Syntrophomonas wolfei subsp. wolfei str. Goettingen G311, a single window of DNA contains:
- a CDS encoding MBL fold metallo-hydrolase, translated as MILKGLELSSMMVNCYIVGCEETKEVAVIDPGGNARAILNLLEEDGLKTQYIINTHGHIDHIGANQAIKDATDAKILIHENDAKMLVNPVSNFSFMMGSKVISPPADQLIQEGDIIKIGNTVELEVIHTPGHSQGGVCLKIGNIIFVGDTLFQGSIGRTDFPGGSYKQLIQNIKEKLLRYDDDTICYPGHGPATTIGFERMHNPFLT; from the coding sequence ATGATATTAAAGGGTTTGGAACTAAGCAGTATGATGGTCAACTGCTATATCGTCGGCTGTGAAGAGACTAAAGAGGTGGCGGTCATCGACCCCGGGGGAAATGCTCGAGCTATATTGAATCTATTGGAGGAAGATGGACTCAAAACGCAGTATATAATCAATACTCACGGTCATATTGACCATATCGGAGCCAACCAGGCCATAAAAGATGCTACTGATGCTAAAATTTTGATTCATGAAAATGATGCTAAAATGCTGGTTAATCCGGTTTCCAATTTCTCGTTTATGATGGGAAGCAAGGTTATAAGCCCACCGGCTGATCAGCTTATCCAGGAAGGAGATATTATAAAGATTGGCAATACGGTGGAGTTGGAAGTGATTCATACTCCGGGGCATAGCCAGGGAGGGGTCTGTCTTAAAATCGGAAACATTATTTTTGTTGGGGACACCCTGTTCCAGGGTTCCATTGGGCGCACGGATTTCCCGGGAGGCTCTTATAAGCAATTGATTCAAAATATTAAAGAAAAGCTCTTGCGTTATGATGATGATACTATTTGTTATCCCGGACATGGACCGGCAACGACTATTGGTTTTGAGAGGATGCACAACCCGTTTTTGACCTAA
- the aroF gene encoding 3-deoxy-7-phosphoheptulonate synthase, with protein sequence MKNLLAKKDGELLVSRIYQSESTQFEVKSCLIGGEQVMVIAGPCAVESEELLKETAFKVRAAGAAMLRGGAFKPRTSPYSFQGLGEKGLKLLARVGEDMNMPVISEIMDSEDIGLLADYADILQVGARNMQNFALLRKLGQLNKPVVLKRGMSASIEEWLLAAEYILAGGNSQVILCERGVRSSEPWTRNTLDLSAVALVKELSHLPVMVDPSHATGVRSLVSPMARAAIAAGADALMVEVHPQPEKALSDGDQSLTPRGFSTMMRELEPVARALGRRLR encoded by the coding sequence ATGAAAAACTTGCTGGCTAAAAAAGATGGTGAATTACTGGTATCCCGTATTTATCAAAGTGAATCAACTCAGTTTGAAGTTAAGAGTTGCCTGATCGGCGGAGAACAGGTGATGGTCATAGCCGGACCATGTGCGGTGGAAAGTGAAGAGTTATTAAAAGAAACAGCCTTCAAGGTGCGGGCGGCAGGAGCGGCCATGCTGAGGGGAGGAGCTTTTAAACCCAGGACTTCTCCTTATAGCTTCCAGGGCTTGGGCGAGAAGGGATTAAAATTGCTCGCTCGAGTGGGTGAGGATATGAACATGCCGGTAATAAGCGAGATAATGGATAGCGAGGATATTGGGCTGCTGGCCGATTATGCCGATATTTTGCAAGTAGGAGCGCGTAATATGCAGAACTTCGCTTTATTGCGTAAGCTGGGGCAGCTCAATAAGCCGGTGGTTTTAAAGCGGGGTATGTCAGCCAGTATTGAGGAATGGTTATTAGCAGCAGAGTATATTCTGGCCGGTGGAAATTCCCAGGTGATACTATGTGAACGGGGTGTTCGCAGTTCCGAGCCCTGGACCCGAAATACCCTCGATCTTTCTGCGGTGGCTTTGGTCAAAGAATTGTCTCATTTGCCGGTTATGGTCGATCCCAGCCATGCTACCGGGGTAAGGAGCCTGGTAAGCCCTATGGCTCGGGCAGCCATTGCAGCTGGTGCGGATGCTTTGATGGTGGAAGTACATCCGCAGCCGGAAAAAGCCCTTTCTGATGGGGACCAATCATTAACTCCTCGAGGCTTCAGCACTATGATGCGAGAACTTGAACCGGTGGCCCGAGCTTTGGGAAGGAGGTTGAGGTAA
- the pheA gene encoding prephenate dehydratase produces MAYAILGPAGTFSEEAAQLYWSNKEDYVLARSIPEIFVLLNTKQVAEALIPMENSLAGSISLTMEALEASNVYIKGEISIPVRQHLMAGEKLDLADIELLVSQPTALMQCQNFINSYLPETRQEITGSTTRAAEIVRSEERRAACIGNQLACSLYGLEMIQNNIQDEDNYTRFIHVQAGRAPKVEEEKSSIIFTLPDRPGALYHTLEIFNRRNLNLSKIESRPKKLLKGSYSFYIEVENGSNRVGIEELLEELQKRCTLVKYLGSYSSCSWGKHGRSS; encoded by the coding sequence ATGGCCTATGCTATTTTAGGTCCGGCAGGAACCTTCAGCGAAGAAGCTGCTCAGCTGTATTGGAGTAATAAGGAGGATTATGTACTGGCTCGAAGCATTCCTGAAATTTTTGTTCTACTAAATACCAAGCAGGTGGCAGAGGCTTTAATACCTATGGAAAATTCCTTGGCAGGTAGCATAAGCCTCACTATGGAGGCACTGGAAGCGAGCAATGTGTATATAAAGGGTGAAATAAGCATCCCGGTGAGACAGCATTTGATGGCGGGGGAAAAGCTGGATCTTGCCGATATTGAACTTCTGGTTTCTCAGCCCACAGCATTGATGCAATGCCAAAACTTCATTAACAGCTATTTGCCGGAAACAAGACAAGAAATAACCGGTAGTACGACCCGGGCGGCGGAAATTGTTAGGAGTGAGGAGAGAAGGGCGGCATGTATCGGCAACCAGCTGGCCTGCAGCCTCTATGGTTTGGAAATGATACAGAACAACATTCAAGACGAGGATAATTACACCAGGTTTATTCATGTTCAGGCTGGCCGGGCGCCCAAAGTAGAAGAGGAGAAAAGCAGCATAATTTTTACTCTTCCCGACCGCCCGGGAGCCCTGTACCATACCCTGGAAATCTTCAATCGCAGAAATTTAAACTTGAGCAAGATAGAATCACGCCCGAAAAAACTGCTAAAGGGCAGCTATTCTTTTTACATCGAAGTAGAGAATGGCTCAAACCGGGTTGGCATAGAGGAGCTATTGGAGGAATTGCAGAAGCGCTGCACTTTGGTTAAATACCTGGGTTCGTACTCCTCCTGTAGCTGGGGAAAACACGGCAGGAGTAGTTAG